ATTCGGCTCGGCGATTCCGACGGCGGCTAGTTCGGCAGCCTCACGTGGCAGGTCAACGGTTCGACTGGACATATTGACTACGACCAACAACTTCTCAGCGTCGAGCTCACGGGTAAAGGCATAGACGTGCGGATCAGCGGCGTCAATCAGTCGCCAGTCGCCGGCGGCCACGACCGGGCTGTTGTGACGCAGCGCAACGAGTTGCTTGTAGAAGGAGTACACCGAATCCGGATCATCGAATTCACCGGCGGCGTTGATCTCGGCATGATTCGGATTCACGGAAATCCATGGCTCAGTGGCGGCGTCCGGAGCGGTGAAACCGGCGTAGCCGGAACCGTCCCATTGCATCGGAGTACGCGCGTTGTCACGGCTGCGCGCGGCCAGACCGGCCATCATTGACTCAGACGACTGCACCTTGGCCTCCTCGACCCTCTGCCGGTAGGCATTCAAGGATTCAAGGTCACGGTACTGGTCGAGACGCGTGAAGTGGGCGTCGGTCATGCCCAGTTCCTCACCCTGATAGATGTACGGGGTGCCGCGGTGCATGTGCAGCATCAGGCCAAGTGCCTTGGCCGAACGGACGCGGGATTCCTCCGCGGAGTCGTCGCCCCAGCGGGAGACCACGCGCGGCTGATCATGATTGCCGGTGAACAAGCTGGCCCATCCTGCGTTCTGCACGGCAGTCTGGTAACCGGCCATAATGCTCTTGAATTTCGGCAGGTCAAGCGGCAGCGGCTTCCACTTGGTACCTTCGCAATCAAAATCAACATGCTCGAACAGGAAGAGCATGTCCAATTCACCGTTGCCCGGATCAGTGATGTGCTCGTTACGCTGAGCCGTGACGCCTGGCGCCTCGCCCACAGTCAGGAAGCCTTCACGCCCCTCGAATACCTCACGTCGCATTTCAGCCAGGAATTCATCCTGACGGGGGCCGTCCGCACAGAACGGATTCGGGTTGGAATAGCCCTCCTCGCCCACAGGAAGATCCTCAAGCTCCGAGCCGTACTCGCCCGGCAGCTTGCCGTTCGAATCGGTGCGCTTGGAGATCAGGGTGATGACGTCCATGCGGAAGCCGTCGACGCCTCGGTCAAGCCACCAGTTCATCATGTCGTACACAGCGCGGCGCACGGCAGGGTTCTCCCAGTTGAGGTCCGGCTGCTTCTTCGAGAACTGATGCAGGAAGTATTCGCCACGCTCGGGGCAGTATTCCCATGCGGAGCCGCCAAAGTAGGAGCCCCACTGATTGGGCTCGGCGCCGGGCTCGCCGGGCGTGGTGCCGGGACGAGCCGGACGCCACCAATACCAGTCGGCGTGTTCGTCGTCTTTGTTCTTGGATGCTTCAAACCAGGCGTGTTCATCGGAAGTGTGATTGACAACAAGATCCATCACGATCTTGAGCCCACGCTTGTGGGCCTCGGCCAGCAGCTCGTCCATATCGTCGAGCGTGCCGAACAGAGGATCAATGTCCTGATAGTCGGAAATGTCATAGCCGTTGTCGTCTTGCGGAGACTTATAGACCGGGGATAGCCACAGCACATCCACGCCAAGATCAGCTAAGTAATCAAGACGCGACGTGATGCCCTTAAGATCGCCGAATCCATCGCCGTTCGTGTCTTGGAAAGAGCGCGGGTAAATCTGATAGACCACCGCGTTGGACCACCACGGATTGGGGGTGGCGCCGTTGGTGCGGATGGCGTCGGGGATTATTGCGCGGTTGAAAGTAGTCATCATTGGCTCCTTATTGATATCTATATTGCTCGTTGCTCACAGTCTAAAAATTGGCGAATTACATTCCCATTGGAGAACTGCGTTGGTGTGCCGGAAAATAAATATCAATCGGCATATGCGCTTTCATGATTGCACCCGGAAAACACGCAGTCGGCCGTACTCGATCTCGCAAGTATGGGTTTCTCCCGGATTCATATCAATCGTCGCACCATGGTCATCGATGATGCGGCAAGAGCGACCGCTAGCCGTAATAATGCCGATTTGTGGCTGCCGGCGCAATCCGACGAAAGCGATGACCTGTTCTGCGCCGAATCTTGCTGTGACACCGAGCGCATAGTCCGTATGTTCGGGGTCATTGAGCAGTGACGCAATGACTGGTCGGGCCGGCTCATCAGGACGCGGTAATGTACCATCTTCGGCAAGTAAATCACGCAAGACAGCCGCATCAGTGTGACCGCAGGCATCGGAACAATACACTGGTCCGCCGCTAAGCAATCGGAGCACGGCATGGACTCGCGCATGGGGATGCTCCGTCCAGAACATGTCCCAATCACAGTGGTACAGCTCCCCCATCAGCAGTGCACAGTATGCGTTCTGGATAAGGTGTTCGCCCAGCGAATCAGGATTGTGCGGTAGATAGTCGTCGCTACTACGGGTGATTGGCGATGAAGGACGATGCCAATAATCCTCCGGTGCCATGCCCATGCAGTTAATCAATGCGCCGCCGAATCGTCGTGAGGTCACTTCATCAAGCGCCTGATGGCGTCCCCAGGTGGCTTCACCGTAACTTTCGGTGCCACGAACCATTACTGACGTGGAACTTTGCGAATCCACTTTGACGAAATCGACGCCGGCTTCGGCGAGTTCGCCGTCCCAGGCATCCCAGAACTGTGCGGGTTGTTCAGCACGACTTCCAGGAATCAGGCAACCATTCGCCGTGGTGGTTATTGCGGTCGGGCAGCTGGCCGCGGCTACACCCGATTCGTCCAAACCATTCCAATAGCCTTGGAACGCCTGCCACACGCCTACGCTGCGCACGCCATAGTGCGTTTTGAGCAGCGCAATGGTGTGGGCAAGCCCGTGGGGGAAACGTTGGCGATCCGCGCCAAAGTCGATCAGGGTTTCCTTTGTGCGATCCGTGTTGGACCAACCGTCATCGATAAGCACCCAGGAAATGGGCACATGCTTGGCTTGGAACTCCTCCATCTTGTTGACGATAGCCTGCTCGTTGACATCTCGCCCCAATGAATCCCAAGTACACCATCCCAACCCGGTGAGCGCATCCGGGAATGGACGCTCCTTACGGGTGCGAATACCCAGCTGGCGTGCTGCCGTTTGTGTGGCAGCTCGAATGGCCATATACGGGTCGGATGCGCAAGCGATATATGCGGCAGTGTCACATAGAGTCGTGCGACCAACCCGGTTGGAAGACAGCACGAGCCGCAAAGCCGTGTCATCAGATTCTGTTGCGGGCTGCCCACTGAAATCAGCCCGAATATCCGTGCCGCAGATAGCGACCAACACTAGCCACTCGGCATCTTCGGCATCGTTGTTGCGGCGTAACAATAACTGCGTGCGTTCAGGCAGTTCAGATGGTGTACGCACCCAGGTCGGGCGCATCCACCACTCCTTGTGCTGGTATAGCGCCAGCATGGTGTCATCGTTGCCGCTGTCGACGCCGGCCATGGTGAGCGACACGTCAATCGCATGGTGGGGCTCAAACGCTTGTTGTTCCTGAAAGGCAGCGGCGCGGTCCTTGGGCTGGGGTGCATGCGCGTTCACATCGATACGCCAGAGTCGCACCTGAGCATCACCCTGGATACCCGCACTGGACGTGCACTCGTCTTCGCATGATTCGGGAACGATTGTGACGGCTTCTACCGGCAGTTCACAGATTGCCGAAGCCTGTTCGCCATAGACGGCACGACCGGTATCAAGATGGGCCGTTACCGTGCGAACGGTTATTGGACAGGTTTCGGCAATCATTGGCGTAACTCCTTGGTGTTCTTCAATGAGATTATGCTGGCAAGGCCCAGACGGTAGCAGCTGGAGGAACGCTCTCGACCTGAGTGTTCGCCTGCACAGTCGCGTCAGACACAAGTAGCACGGTCATCGGCTGCGGCAAGGCGACTGGTTGACTGTCAGAGAAGTTCGCCATCACAACCATGCCGGACGGCAAGCGCCAACCAAGCAGCGGCGCCGGACACTCTTCGTTGGTAAGCCACGAGAACTGGAAGTCCGTGCCGTTGGCCACCCACTGTTTGCGCAATGCGACAGCAGCACAATACAGGTGCAGGACGGAAGCCCCGTCACCAATCTGACGATTAGTGGCATACTGCGCAAACCATGCCGGCTGGGGCAGCCACGAAGCACCGGTGGCATTGAAGCCGAACGCCGGGCCGTCTGACTGCCACGGCAGCGGTACGCGGCAACCGTCGCGCCCCTTGAAATAATGACCGGAACGTTCCCAATTGGGATCCTGAATTTCATCTTCGGTCAAATCAAAGTCCTCCGGCAAACCAAGCTCTTCACCCTGATACACAAAGGCGGTACCTGGCAGGCCGAGCATCACCAGCGCTGCTGCACGGGCACGACGAGCGGCGAGCGCGGGGTCAATCGGCGGATTCGTGCCGTTGGACGTCACCCACTGCTCGATGTTTGCACCGCTCGGCAGTCCGAGACGCGAGGCGATACGTGGCACATCGTGGTTGCCGAGCACCCAGGTGGGGGCGGTTTCGGCAGCGAGAGCATAGCGATGCGTGCGCTCAATCGTGGTGCGGTATTCTTCGCGATTCCAGGCGGCCTTTGACATGGAGAAGTCGAATACGGCACCAAGTTCATCAGGCTTGGCGTATTGGAAAATACGGGTGGTGAATGGCGACCACGATTCGCCGACCGCATACTTGGCTGGCGTGTACTGATTGAACAGGTCGCGCCATTCACGGTAGATATCATGCACGGCGTCGCGGTCCCAGAGCGGATCGGAGCCATCGGTAGCCTGTGGAGACATCAGTGTCGGGTCGATACGGTCGCGCAGCGGCTCACGCAGGTCTTTGGCCAGACCGTGCGAGACATCGATGCGGAAACCGTCCACACCGCGATCGCACCAGAATGTGAGTACACGCAGGAACTCATGCCGCACCTCGGGATTGTCCCAATTGAGGTCCGGCTGCTCCTTGGCGAACAGATGCAGGTAGTACCAGCCGTCTCCACACGACTCCCATGCGGAACCGCCGAAGTTACTCAGCCAGTTGGTAGGCGGCAATTCGCCGTGCTCCCCCTTGCCCTGCCGGAACACATACCGTTGTGCCGCTTCCGATTCCGGACCTTGAGCCAGGGCCTCTTGGAACCAACGGTGCTGATCGGACGTGTGGTTCGGCACGATGTCCACGATGATGCCGATACCGCGTTCGTGCGCTTTGGCCACTAATTCGTCGAACTGATCGAGTGTGCCAAGGCGGGGATCCACATCACAATAGTCGGCAACATCATAACCTCCATCCGCCAGCGGCGATGGATAGAATGGAGAAAGCCAGAGCGCGTCCACCCCGAGCGCCTGCAGATAGTCGAGACGATCGATCACGCCTTGGAGATCACCGTTGCCGTCTCCATTGGCATCGCTGAATGAGCGGGGGTAAATCTGGTAGATGACGGCGTCGCGCCACCAGTCATTGTTGGTGAAAGTCATATCGTTCCCCTGTCCGATTGCTCGGTACGTATGGTTTTACCAGTATGGCCGCACGAAACACTGTTCCGGCGGCCATACCCTACATCCTCTTGCCTTCGGATCAGCCCTTAACCGAGCCGGCAAGCATGGCGCGGATGAAGTAGCGCTGGAGGAAGATGAACAGGATCATCGTCGGTGCCATGATGAGCAGTGCGCCCGCGTTGAGCAGCACCACGTCGGTCTGATACTGGCCAACGAACGACTGTAGGGCACCTGCCATCGTGCGCTTGTTCGGGTCGTTCTCCAACACCACAGCCAACAGGAACTGGTTCCAGGTGGCCAGGAAGGTCAGAATACCGAGCGAGGAGATGGCTGGCAGTGCCAACGGCAGCTGAATGGAACGGAACGTGCGCAGATGGCCTGCACCATCGATGGATGCGGCTTCGATCAGATCACGCGGCATCTGCTCGAAGCAGGAGCGCATCCACACAATACCGAACGGAATATTCAGGCCGATGAGCGGCAGGATCAGGGCAAGACGGGTATTCAGCAAGCCCATGCCACTGATCTCGTAGTACAGCGGAGTGACCAAGGTTTCGAACGGAATGGTCAGACCGACGAGGAACAGCACGTAGATCAGGCCCTTGCACGGCACCTTGAGCTGAGCGAAGGCATAACCGCCGAGCGAGCAGAAGATCACCACGCAGGGCACGACCACGATCACCAGAATGCAGCTGTTGAGCAGCAGCGGGGTGATGTTTGCCATGTTCCAGGCGTCGATGAAGTTCTCCCAGTGCGGGTGGGCAGTGAACTGGATACCTTCGGGCATGGAACCTTGCGGCTGCAATGCCGCGGAGAGCATGCTCAGGAACGGCAGTACGCAGAAGAGGACGGTCAGAGCGAGCATCGCCGTGCCGGTGATGCGAACGGCTTTGGATTGCTGCATGGTCACTGCTCCTTTCCGTTGACCAGACGCTGCAGAGGTCCGACGACCAGCAGCACGAGAATCATCAGGGTGACGGCGAGTGCGGAGGCCAAGCCAACGCTCTGCTGGGTGAAGGCCAAGCGGTAGACCTGCACGCCGGGCACCATGGTGGAGGTGCCGGGGCCGCCCTGAGTGGACATGTACACCACGTCGAAGCTGGCGAGCGCGGAGATGATGGTCATGGTCAGGCATACGCCGATTTGGCCGCGCAGACCGGGCAACGTGATGGAGAAGAGCTGACGCCACCAGCCGGCACCGTCAAGACTTGCTGCCTCGTACAGGGACTGGTCGATGCCGCCGATGCCCGAGAGCAAGAGCACCACACAGAAGCCGAGCTGCAGCCAGAAACCAATCACGCCTACCGCGTTCAGGGAGGTGGATTGGTCGCCGAGCCACACGTGGGCGAAGTCGCCGAGGCCTACTGCGCGCAGCAGCTGATTGGCGGTGCCCTTGTCGGCCAGCATCCAGGTCCAGGCCACACCGGCTGCAGCGCCTGGGATAACGCGCGGCAGGAACAGGCAAACCTGCGCGAAGGAACGACCGACCTTGGACTTCATGTCTTTGATGAGCACGGCAATGATCAGGCCGAGCACAATCGGGATGATGGAGAAGAAGATGATCAGGTAGAAGGAGTGCAGAATCGATCCGTACAGATCGGGGTCGGTGAACACGGTGATGTAGTTTTCGACACCGATGAAGGTGCTAGCATCGATACCGTTCCACTCGTAGAACGAGTACCAGATGGTCTGAATGATCGGCCACAACTCGAAGGCGATGTAGAACACAAGCGCCGGAGCGAGGAAAAGCAGGCTGACCAGACCGAGGGACATATTGCGCTTGGGCTTGACCGCCTTGGCTGCCTTATGGGAATCCATGATTGTCACCACGCTTTGCTGGTTTGGTGTGAACTGGGAATCGAACATCGCACACAACGTCGTGCGCGCGATGGGAAGGAACCAGGCGGAGCGGGAAAAAGGGAAGAACACTCCGCCCGGTAAGTGCAAGGGTTACTTGACCTCCTTCTCGTACTGAGCCTGAATGGATTCGACGAATGCCTTGGGGGTCATCGTGCCGTCAATCAGGGACTGGAAGCCGGGGATAATGGCGCTGGCCTGCATACCTGCGGTGGCGTTGTTGATGTAGTCGGTGGTGTTACCGGTCTTCACCAGACCTTCGTAGGCGGTAAGGACCTGGCCGAGAAGCTGGTTATCGGTGCTCGGAGTCTCGCCTTCGCCGACCGGCGGGTAGCCGTTGTCAACTGCGATCTGGCGGGCTTCGTCGGACTGGAGGAAGTCGAGGAAGGCGGCTGCAGCGTTCTTGTTCTTGGCGTTGGCCGGGATACCGAAAGCGGTCACGGCGTTGGCTGCGGCAGAACCGGAATCGGCCTTTTCGCCGGGGAAGGCGATCCAGCCGGCGTCATCGCCAAGTGCATCGTTGATGGAGGCGGAGTACCAGCTGCCGGAGGGGAAGAACAGGGCTTCGCCGTTGCAGAAGCGGCTCAGTGCAGTGGAACCGTCAAGGGCGAGCGCGTCGGAGGAGAAGTAACCGGCATCCTGCCAGTCCTTGATCTTCTGTGCAGCCTTCACGGCACCGTCGGTGTTGAAGGTGGCGCCATCCTTCTGGATAATCCAATCCTGCACGGTATCGCGACCCTCATAGTTGGTGAGCAATGCCTGGTAGATGTAGGAAGTGCCGCCTTCCTTGGCCGGCATCATCATGGCGAGCTTGCCAGCGTCGGAGGCCTTCTTCATATCGGCCTCGAGCTCTTCGACAGTGGCCGGAGCCTCGGTGATGCCGAGTTCCTTGGCGACTTTCTTGTTCCAGTACAGGCCGGTCATCGAGACACCGTCCGGCACTGCGTAGAGGCTGCCGGAACCGATCTTACCGTCGGAGCCCACGCGGTAGACCTGAGTCTGGGAATCCGGCAGCTTCCAACCGTAAGCATCGGCGTAAGCGTCAAGATTGACGACATGGTTGCCACGCACAGCGGAGTTGATGTCGGTGATACGGGCAATGTCCGGGGTGTCGGCGGCGGAGATGATGCGCGGGCCATTCTGCTGGGAGGTGTTGTCCGGATCGTAGGTGGCCTTGATGGTGATGTTCGGGTACTTCTTCTGGAAGGCTTCGATCAGCTGGTCATCAAAGGTCTTCAGGCCAGCGCCGTCCCACAGCTTGAGCTCATACTTGGTATCGCCAAGATCAGTGCTCACCGCTTCGGTTTCGGTGTTGGCTTTGTTGCTGGACGAGCCCGGGCCGCAAGCGGCGACGGATGCCAGGCATGCCACAGACATCAGACCGGCAATAACGGTTTTGGCGGTTCGTTCGATCCTCATTGATCATTCCTTTCTTCCTTCCGGGCGATCCCGGCTATGTCTTCCTTGGCTATCTCGGCTTAGCGTATTTGCTAAGCGCTTATGCATGAGGATAACAGATGTCGAACCGGTTCGTCAAATCCGCAACACGCAAACAAATGGCCGATTCCCGAAGAAATGAGGAAGGCTTGACGTTCCCCATAGGCAAGCACTTCCTTCTCGCGAAATTGCAACATCGGTCCCTTAAATACCTAAGCGCTTATTCATTCACCTAGGATGACGTTTCGAAGGCTCGGGCAGCTCGGGAAAAATTGAATGTGGCTCAATTTGATACCAGTACGCCACGCTAGACACATCATCCTGACGCTCAAATGCACCTTCATATCCTGAACCAATTTGTTGA
This DNA window, taken from Bifidobacterium longum subsp. longum JCM 1217, encodes the following:
- a CDS encoding glycoside hydrolase family 13 protein; this translates as MTTFNRAIIPDAIRTNGATPNPWWSNAVVYQIYPRSFQDTNGDGFGDLKGITSRLDYLADLGVDVLWLSPVYKSPQDDNGYDISDYQDIDPLFGTLDDMDELLAEAHKRGLKIVMDLVVNHTSDEHAWFEASKNKDDEHADWYWWRPARPGTTPGEPGAEPNQWGSYFGGSAWEYCPERGEYFLHQFSKKQPDLNWENPAVRRAVYDMMNWWLDRGVDGFRMDVITLISKRTDSNGKLPGEYGSELEDLPVGEEGYSNPNPFCADGPRQDEFLAEMRREVFEGREGFLTVGEAPGVTAQRNEHITDPGNGELDMLFLFEHVDFDCEGTKWKPLPLDLPKFKSIMAGYQTAVQNAGWASLFTGNHDQPRVVSRWGDDSAEESRVRSAKALGLMLHMHRGTPYIYQGEELGMTDAHFTRLDQYRDLESLNAYRQRVEEAKVQSSESMMAGLAARSRDNARTPMQWDGSGYAGFTAPDAATEPWISVNPNHAEINAAGEFDDPDSVYSFYKQLVALRHNSPVVAAGDWRLIDAADPHVYAFTRELDAEKLLVVVNMSSRTVDLPREAAELAAVGIAEPNVVISTYDAPHTVASLANRELDPWEAAVIQL
- a CDS encoding Sip1-related alpha-galactosidase, which gives rise to MIAETCPITVRTVTAHLDTGRAVYGEQASAICELPVEAVTIVPESCEDECTSSAGIQGDAQVRLWRIDVNAHAPQPKDRAAAFQEQQAFEPHHAIDVSLTMAGVDSGNDDTMLALYQHKEWWMRPTWVRTPSELPERTQLLLRRNNDAEDAEWLVLVAICGTDIRADFSGQPATESDDTALRLVLSSNRVGRTTLCDTAAYIACASDPYMAIRAATQTAARQLGIRTRKERPFPDALTGLGWCTWDSLGRDVNEQAIVNKMEEFQAKHVPISWVLIDDGWSNTDRTKETLIDFGADRQRFPHGLAHTIALLKTHYGVRSVGVWQAFQGYWNGLDESGVAAASCPTAITTTANGCLIPGSRAEQPAQFWDAWDGELAEAGVDFVKVDSQSSTSVMVRGTESYGEATWGRHQALDEVTSRRFGGALINCMGMAPEDYWHRPSSPITRSSDDYLPHNPDSLGEHLIQNAYCALLMGELYHCDWDMFWTEHPHARVHAVLRLLSGGPVYCSDACGHTDAAVLRDLLAEDGTLPRPDEPARPVIASLLNDPEHTDYALGVTARFGAEQVIAFVGLRRQPQIGIITASGRSCRIIDDHGATIDMNPGETHTCEIEYGRLRVFRVQS
- a CDS encoding glycoside hydrolase family 13 protein — translated: MTFTNNDWWRDAVIYQIYPRSFSDANGDGNGDLQGVIDRLDYLQALGVDALWLSPFYPSPLADGGYDVADYCDVDPRLGTLDQFDELVAKAHERGIGIIVDIVPNHTSDQHRWFQEALAQGPESEAAQRYVFRQGKGEHGELPPTNWLSNFGGSAWESCGDGWYYLHLFAKEQPDLNWDNPEVRHEFLRVLTFWCDRGVDGFRIDVSHGLAKDLREPLRDRIDPTLMSPQATDGSDPLWDRDAVHDIYREWRDLFNQYTPAKYAVGESWSPFTTRIFQYAKPDELGAVFDFSMSKAAWNREEYRTTIERTHRYALAAETAPTWVLGNHDVPRIASRLGLPSGANIEQWVTSNGTNPPIDPALAARRARAAALVMLGLPGTAFVYQGEELGLPEDFDLTEDEIQDPNWERSGHYFKGRDGCRVPLPWQSDGPAFGFNATGASWLPQPAWFAQYATNRQIGDGASVLHLYCAAVALRKQWVANGTDFQFSWLTNEECPAPLLGWRLPSGMVVMANFSDSQPVALPQPMTVLLVSDATVQANTQVESVPPAATVWALPA
- a CDS encoding carbohydrate ABC transporter permease, giving the protein MQQSKAVRITGTAMLALTVLFCVLPFLSMLSAALQPQGSMPEGIQFTAHPHWENFIDAWNMANITPLLLNSCILVIVVVPCVVIFCSLGGYAFAQLKVPCKGLIYVLFLVGLTIPFETLVTPLYYEISGMGLLNTRLALILPLIGLNIPFGIVWMRSCFEQMPRDLIEAASIDGAGHLRTFRSIQLPLALPAISSLGILTFLATWNQFLLAVVLENDPNKRTMAGALQSFVGQYQTDVVLLNAGALLIMAPTMILFIFLQRYFIRAMLAGSVKG
- a CDS encoding carbohydrate ABC transporter permease, translated to MDSHKAAKAVKPKRNMSLGLVSLLFLAPALVFYIAFELWPIIQTIWYSFYEWNGIDASTFIGVENYITVFTDPDLYGSILHSFYLIIFFSIIPIVLGLIIAVLIKDMKSKVGRSFAQVCLFLPRVIPGAAAGVAWTWMLADKGTANQLLRAVGLGDFAHVWLGDQSTSLNAVGVIGFWLQLGFCVVLLLSGIGGIDQSLYEAASLDGAGWWRQLFSITLPGLRGQIGVCLTMTIISALASFDVVYMSTQGGPGTSTMVPGVQVYRLAFTQQSVGLASALAVTLMILVLLVVGPLQRLVNGKEQ
- a CDS encoding ABC transporter substrate-binding protein; the encoded protein is MRIERTAKTVIAGLMSVACLASVAACGPGSSSNKANTETEAVSTDLGDTKYELKLWDGAGLKTFDDQLIEAFQKKYPNITIKATYDPDNTSQQNGPRIISAADTPDIARITDINSAVRGNHVVNLDAYADAYGWKLPDSQTQVYRVGSDGKIGSGSLYAVPDGVSMTGLYWNKKVAKELGITEAPATVEELEADMKKASDAGKLAMMMPAKEGGTSYIYQALLTNYEGRDTVQDWIIQKDGATFNTDGAVKAAQKIKDWQDAGYFSSDALALDGSTALSRFCNGEALFFPSGSWYSASINDALGDDAGWIAFPGEKADSGSAAANAVTAFGIPANAKNKNAAAAFLDFLQSDEARQIAVDNGYPPVGEGETPSTDNQLLGQVLTAYEGLVKTGNTTDYINNATAGMQASAIIPGFQSLIDGTMTPKAFVESIQAQYEKEVK